A genomic region of Deinococcus sp. KSM4-11 contains the following coding sequences:
- a CDS encoding dienelactone hydrolase — MTSSLPSESTAFFVPGDARPDAPALAPRGPHAVGVRTLHLLNPAQPDVTAELTGGELPRRDRPLTVEVWYPTPGVSGSGQETYEDVLPGALPLEVLGRAWRDAPALEGGSFPLLIVSHGYPGSRYFLTNLTENLASKGYVVAAIDHTGSTFADQGPFAVTLLHRPTDILFTLEELARLGAPGSASPLEGAVDPSHTGLIGYSMGGYGALNAAGAGFAPNLLGLVPGGALAARLTGAYTIDPRIKAVAVLAPWGGDTAVRTASIPNGGPHGFWDAEGLGALRVPTLFITGDLDDVSGFEGGVKALFEHVVNAERVLIVYQNARHNVAPNAMPSTLASGVGHDDFMRFAEPAWDTTRLNNLNQHFITAFLDGHLRGRADAAAYLDVPTPRSNDAGPNRPWPGFPPRSAVGIELHHLNGPHPTEK, encoded by the coding sequence ATGACCTCCAGCCTGCCGTCCGAGTCCACCGCTTTCTTCGTGCCCGGCGATGCCCGGCCGGACGCTCCGGCCCTCGCGCCGCGCGGCCCGCATGCGGTGGGCGTCCGGACGCTGCATCTGCTGAACCCGGCCCAGCCGGACGTGACGGCGGAACTGACCGGCGGTGAGCTGCCGCGCCGCGACCGGCCCCTGACCGTGGAGGTCTGGTACCCCACGCCCGGCGTGAGCGGCAGTGGCCAGGAGACCTATGAGGACGTCCTGCCCGGTGCCCTGCCACTGGAGGTGTTGGGCCGGGCGTGGCGGGACGCGCCGGCCCTGGAGGGCGGCTCCTTCCCGCTGCTGATCGTCTCGCACGGCTATCCGGGCAGCCGGTACTTCCTGACGAACCTCACCGAGAACCTGGCGAGCAAGGGCTACGTGGTGGCCGCCATCGACCACACGGGCAGCACCTTCGCGGATCAGGGGCCGTTTGCCGTCACGCTGCTCCACCGGCCCACGGACATCCTGTTCACGCTGGAGGAACTCGCCCGCCTCGGGGCTCCCGGCAGCGCGTCCCCGCTGGAGGGCGCGGTCGATCCCTCCCACACGGGCCTGATCGGGTACTCCATGGGCGGTTACGGTGCCCTGAACGCGGCCGGGGCGGGCTTCGCCCCGAACCTGCTGGGACTGGTGCCGGGGGGCGCGCTCGCGGCGCGGCTGACCGGCGCGTACACCATCGATCCGCGCATCAAGGCCGTCGCGGTGCTGGCGCCCTGGGGAGGCGACACGGCCGTGAGAACCGCCAGCATTCCCAATGGTGGCCCGCACGGCTTCTGGGACGCCGAGGGCCTGGGAGCCCTGCGGGTGCCCACGCTGTTCATCACGGGTGACCTGGACGACGTGTCCGGTTTCGAGGGCGGCGTGAAGGCGCTGTTCGAGCACGTGGTGAACGCCGAGCGCGTGCTCATCGTGTACCAGAACGCGCGGCACAACGTCGCGCCGAACGCCATGCCGTCCACGCTGGCCTCCGGTGTGGGCCACGACGACTTCATGCGTTTCGCGGAACCCGCGTGGGACACCACGCGCCTGAACAACCTCAACCAGCACTTCATCACCGCGTTCCTGGACGGCCATCTGCGGGGCCGGGCCGACGCCGCCGCGTATCTGGACGTGCCGACGCCCCGCTCGAATGACGCGGGGCCGAACCGTCCGTGGCCGGGCTTTCCGCCGCGCAGTGCCGTGGGGATTGAGCTGCACCATCTGAACGGCCCTCACCCCACCGAGAAGTAA
- a CDS encoding alpha/beta fold hydrolase: protein MKRSRLLLTCALLIPASVLPARAQTMPAPLTVPGDLRPDAPELAARGQYAVGVRTLKLVHSGQQDIVHAPKDGAIPLYDRPLTVEVWYPAPGVSGSGSTTYQDVLGSGPGDPKRPNTPFETPGRATRDAPAVQAGPFPLVILSHGYPGSRYLMSYLAENLASKGYIVASIDHTDSTHGDKAAFASTLVNRALDDTFVLGEMARLGQSASGSFLSNVVNADQTAIVGYSMGGYGALNAAGAGYGPQMAPLVPGGAFTQRQVGNFTVDPRIKAVVAFAPWGGDAAVKAIGVNFGGKYGFWEDAGLQNLKVPTLFIVGDRDDVAFYEGGVKPLFENAVNAERYMVVYENAAHNAAPNPPPAAALNSFDDYMHYAEPAWDMGRLNNLNEHFVTAFLNLKLKGQAAAATYLNVPVQHSNDIKFSRNADGTPKPDDTSWTGFKDRTARGIELYHLLPK from the coding sequence ATGAAGCGATCCCGCCTGCTCCTGACCTGCGCCCTGCTCATCCCCGCCAGCGTGCTCCCGGCACGCGCCCAGACCATGCCTGCCCCGCTGACCGTGCCCGGCGATCTGCGCCCGGACGCCCCGGAACTCGCGGCGCGCGGGCAGTACGCCGTCGGCGTCCGCACGCTGAAGCTCGTCCATTCGGGCCAGCAGGACATCGTGCACGCCCCCAAGGACGGCGCCATCCCGCTGTACGACCGGCCTCTGACCGTGGAAGTCTGGTACCCCGCGCCCGGCGTGAGCGGCAGTGGCAGCACCACGTACCAGGACGTGCTCGGCAGTGGCCCTGGGGACCCCAAGCGCCCGAACACGCCCTTCGAGACGCCGGGCCGCGCCACCCGCGACGCGCCCGCCGTGCAGGCCGGGCCGTTCCCGCTGGTGATCCTCTCGCACGGTTACCCCGGCAGCCGGTACCTGATGTCCTACCTGGCCGAGAACCTCGCCAGCAAGGGGTACATCGTCGCGTCCATCGACCACACCGACTCCACGCACGGCGACAAGGCCGCGTTCGCCAGCACCCTGGTCAACCGCGCCCTGGACGACACCTTCGTGCTCGGCGAGATGGCGCGCTTAGGCCAGTCGGCCAGCGGTTCCTTCCTGAGCAATGTCGTGAACGCCGACCAGACCGCCATCGTGGGCTACTCGATGGGCGGCTACGGCGCGCTGAACGCGGCCGGCGCCGGCTACGGCCCGCAGATGGCCCCACTGGTGCCCGGCGGGGCCTTCACGCAGCGGCAGGTGGGGAACTTCACGGTCGATCCGCGCATCAAGGCGGTCGTCGCCTTCGCACCCTGGGGGGGAGACGCCGCCGTGAAGGCCATCGGCGTGAACTTCGGCGGCAAGTACGGATTCTGGGAGGACGCCGGACTGCAGAACCTGAAGGTGCCCACCCTGTTCATCGTCGGCGACCGCGATGACGTGGCCTTCTACGAGGGCGGCGTGAAACCCCTGTTCGAGAACGCCGTGAACGCCGAGCGGTACATGGTCGTATACGAGAACGCCGCGCACAACGCCGCCCCGAACCCGCCCCCGGCCGCGGCGTTGAACTCCTTCGACGATTACATGCACTACGCCGAACCCGCGTGGGACATGGGCCGCCTGAACAACCTCAACGAGCACTTCGTGACCGCGTTCCTGAACCTGAAACTCAAGGGCCAGGCCGCCGCCGCCACCTACCTGAACGTGCCGGTGCAGCACTCGAACGACATCAAGTTCAGCCGCAACGCCGACGGCACCCCCAAGCCCGACGACACCTCCTGGACGGGCTTCAAGGATCGCACCGCGCGCGGGATCGAGCTGTACCACCTGCTGCCGAAGTAA